The following proteins are encoded in a genomic region of Zea mays cultivar B73 chromosome 9, Zm-B73-REFERENCE-NAM-5.0, whole genome shotgun sequence:
- the LOC103639665 gene encoding xyloglucan endotransglucosylase/hydrolase protein 2 — protein sequence MASEVRAWLLLLLLLLTGGASLGPPAAAGAAPALFDVNYVKDWGRLVDHGTEVNLILDQTRGGGFKSKSTYGSGFFHLRMKLPSGYTAGVVTTFYLISQPEDGTRDEVDFEFLGDKDGVPVTLQTNFFVNGKGGREQRLHLWFDPAAGFHDYKILWNPYQLVMFVDETPIRVVRNLRGSVPGYEFPTKPMLIRGSIWDGSTWATDGGRTKVDWSRAPFTAGYQGFDVSGCATASATPRCGSPGLWWNGVGYRNITAAQRAAYEGVVKKYMTYDYCKSSRKIECAYI from the exons ATGGCTTCCGAGGTGCGCGCATGGCTTCTCCTCCTCCTGCTACTACTAACCGGGGGTGCTAGCTTGGGGCcgccggcggcagcaggggcagcgccGGCGTTGTTCGACGTGAACTATGTGAAGGACTGGGGGCGCCTGGTCGATCATGGGACTGAGGTTAACCTCATCTTGGATCAGA CTCGTGGTGGTGGGTTCAAGTCTAAGTCCACGTACGGGTCAGGGTTCTTCCACTTGAGGATGAAGCTGCCGTCCGGCTACACGGCCGGCGTCGTCACAACCTTCTAC CTCATTTCGCAGCCGGAAGACGGCACCCGTGACGAGGTGGACTTCGAGTTCCTGGGCGACAAGGACGGCGTGCCCGTCACCCTCCAAACCAACTTCTTCGTCAACGGCAAGGGCGGCAGGGAGCAGCGGCTGCACCTCTGGTTCGACCCTGCCGCCGGCTTCCACGATTACAAGATCTTGTGGAACCCCTACCAGCTCGT GATGTTCGTCGACGAGACGCCGATCCGGGTGGTGCGCAACCtgaggggcagcgtgccggggtaCGAGTTCCCGACGAAGCCGATGCTGATCCGCGGGAGCATCTGGGACGGCTCCACCTGGGCCACGGACGGCGGCCGGACCAAGGTGGACTGGTCCAGGGCACCTTTCACGGCTGGGTACCAGGGGTTCGACGTCAGCGGCTGCGCCACGGCCAGCGCGACGCCGCGGTGTGGCTCGCCGGGCCTGTGGTGGAACGGCGTCGGATACCGGAACATCACCGCGGCGCAGCGGGCGGCCTACGAGGGCGTCGTCAAGAAGTACATGACCTACGACTACTGCAAGAGCTCCCGCAAAATCGAGTGCGCGTATATTTGA